A segment of the Oncorhynchus tshawytscha isolate Ot180627B linkage group LG19, Otsh_v2.0, whole genome shotgun sequence genome:
aaagcggatctgattgaatagagctcTAACAGAAATACTAACCACAGGGGTGTGAGCAGCTGTCAGCAGGCATGGGTCAGTAGTCCACAAACGAGATATGGACACAGGCCAATTTCAGCACACTCGGTCCCCAAATCCCAGGCAAGCATAAACCCACCAATCACAACAGTCCATCCTCCCATGtgaaacactacagtaaacagaGTAATCTGAAAGGTCCCATATGGCTGCTCTGTCATCGATCACACTGGTCAGGTAAACTTGATGAGCAAAGTTAAAGGGTCAGAATCTCTCTTGGTGACAATAGCCTGTAGCATTCCAGTGGGTGTGTGTAAGTACCTGGATCCTTTAAAGAAATTCTCAATGAGTGCACGGTTGATCTTAGTCTTCCCTATAGCAGCGTGAAAGTTGTTGCTCAGCACTCCGTAGATGTTGCCCGGGTCGCCCTTGCGGccgaagaggagaaagagggcgTAGCAGTCATTACCGATGGAGGCACAGAAATCTACCATCCTCTCTGCCTTGTTCTTATGAGCAGACTCCATCTTGGCCATCTGCATGGATTCAGTGTATACCTCCGGGGGGACGTCCTCGGCTGGCCCTCCCCCCCTCTCGGGCAGGTGCAGGATCTGCACCGCGATCTGGATGCGGGGGTTCTTGGTGGGCCTCTCCAGCACAGCCCACACCCAGTCAGCACCAAGGAGGATGCGCTGCTGCTTGGTCATGGTGGTGCAGTTGAAGGAGTCGGTCATGTGGAGGTGGCTGCTCTGGGTGATGTAGGTCATTAGAAAGATATCATTGAGGGCTGACGGGCTAGGCTGGAACTTGTCCTCTGGGTCCAGGAACAGGAGGTACTCCTGTGTCCTAGCTGCAGCTATCCCCACACAGTCAGTGAATAGAGGGACAAAATCGTTGGGGTTGTTGGGGGTTCTCCACAGAGTGGAGAATATACTGGGTATGTCTGGGTCTGGtagcttgctctctctccttccccacagGGTTGGGAAGTTAAAGTTCATGTTTGGAATGGTCATGTTTGGAGCTGGTGGCTTCTTCTGTAGCCTCTCCCACCAGGTTGAGATTTTCTTGGGAATGTCCGGGGCTGGTTGTTTGCTCTCTATCTTCCCCATGTCTACAGGACTAGGTCAGAGGGTGGTTTCCCTTATAACCTGAACATGTGATAACAACAGTATAGTTTATTGTTGTAGAAATGATCATTTACATAAAAGTTACAAAATTATACTTGTGTAATAACAGGGGTTGAAGGTACATAACCCTAATGGAACCCAAACCTTAGAAACTTAGAAACTACAAACATATTTGGATTGTACTGTGTTTGCTCCAGATTGATAAAAAAGTCATATAAAATTAATTAAATGAAAACTCACCAGTATGGGTCTGCCTTTGATGTTTGGAACGgctccagcccctctctcctctctggaaCCCTAGTGAGATATTAGGATGTGCTGGATTGAAGCAGATGAACAACCAGCAGAAGGATCCTCATACAGGTTATACTTGGCTTTGGACAGTACACTGGGTTACCGAACTCTTAGAGAGCAGGCTTCCCTTAGTGTTTGCTCTCTCACAGAAGGGATCCTCTGGTCTGGTGACTTGTTATAGGGACGTACCACAGAGACTACATCTGCCTATGCaaatatatgccaattatgtgtgGAAACATGGAAAAACCTGTTTCTTATTGTTCCAATACAAATTAGCTGTATTAAGTGTTGGGTGTGTTTGTTTCCAGTATGACCTAGTGCCTTATTTTAACCAGGGATATGTCCAGGTAACTTTGaaaacatatactgaacaaaaatagaaatgtaacatgcaaagtgttggtcccatgttccatgagcagaaataaaagatcccataaatgttccatagccacaaaaagcttatttctctcaaatgttgagcacaaatttgtttacatccctgttagtgagcatttctcctttgtcgtgataattcatccacctgacaggtgtggcatatcaagaagctgattaaacagattgatcattacacaggtgcacattgtgctggggacaatatatGGCcacttttgtcacacaacacgtcacagatgtctcaagttttgagggagcatgcaattggcatgctgcctACAGGAATGTCccacagagctgttgccagagaatttgaatgttcatttctctaccgtaatccgcctccaatgttgttttagagaatttggcagtagatCCAACCGACCTAACAACCGCAGGTCA
Coding sequences within it:
- the rep15 gene encoding rab15 effector protein, whose protein sequence is MGKIESKQPAPDIPKKISTWWERLQKKPPAPNMTIPNMNFNFPTLWGRRESKLPDPDIPSIFSTLWRTPNNPNDFVPLFTDCVGIAAARTQEYLLFLDPEDKFQPSPSALNDIFLMTYITQSSHLHMTDSFNCTTMTKQQRILLGADWVWAVLERPTKNPRIQIAVQILHLPERGGGPAEDVPPEVYTESMQMAKMESAHKNKAERMVDFCASIGNDCYALFLLFGRKGDPGNIYGVLSNNFHAAIGKTKINRALIENFFKGSRYLHTPTGMLQAIVTKRDSDPLTLLIKFT